A single region of the Bacillota bacterium genome encodes:
- a CDS encoding NAD-dependent deacetylase translates to MPYEDMVEKLADLVRNSERVYALTGVSISTESGIPDFRSLGPGFLAKIDPEKSLSLTDLHRNPAQFYQKFLNLWYSFVDARPNLGHLALSQMEKMGFLKGVITQNIDGLHKAAGSKNVWEIHGHLRTGYCIRCNHQYSLPEIVSQVEQGGNPPLCKDCQGIIRPGVVLFEDLMSPDFFNARSEINGADLLLVAGSKLKVQPAASLPSLVHKVAIISQRSTTWDKKAVLVIKRSISKTLVDLVDCLRAGI, encoded by the coding sequence ATGCCCTATGAGGACATGGTTGAAAAGCTGGCAGACCTTGTTAGAAACTCCGAGCGGGTTTATGCTTTAACCGGGGTAAGTATAAGTACCGAAAGCGGCATACCTGATTTTCGCAGCTTGGGGCCGGGCTTTTTGGCAAAAATTGATCCGGAGAAATCATTGAGTCTTACTGATTTGCACAGAAACCCTGCGCAATTTTATCAAAAATTTCTAAACCTGTGGTACAGTTTTGTTGATGCCCGGCCCAACCTAGGGCACTTGGCTCTGTCACAGATGGAAAAAATGGGCTTTTTAAAGGGTGTAATCACACAGAATATTGATGGGTTGCATAAGGCTGCGGGATCTAAAAATGTTTGGGAAATACACGGCCACCTGCGCACTGGATACTGCATAAGGTGTAACCACCAGTATTCCCTGCCGGAGATTGTCAGCCAGGTGGAACAAGGTGGTAATCCTCCTTTATGTAAGGATTGCCAGGGAATTATACGGCCGGGGGTGGTGCTTTTTGAAGATTTAATGAGCCCGGACTTTTTTAATGCCCGTTCAGAAATAAACGGGGCTGACCTGTTATTAGTGGCGGGTAGTAAGCTAAAGGTTCAGCCCGCGGCATCTCTACCGTCATTAGTACATAAAGTAGCCATTATAAGTCAGCGTTCAACTACCTGGGATAAAAAAGCGGTGTTGGTGATCAAACGTTCTATCAGTAAAACGCTGGTTGACTTGGTGGACTGCCTGAGAGCAGGTATCTGA
- a CDS encoding sodium ion-translocating decarboxylase subunit beta, translating into MGLFHLTAGNLIMWAVAFVLFYLAIKKQIEPLLLIPIGFGVFIANFPLTGLLGEHGLFEMFYKYGISNELIPPLIFLGLGAMTDFGPVLANPKTFLLGAAAQLGVYGAFFGALLLGFTLPEAGAIGIIGGADGPTSIFLSNALAPHLLGAVAVAAYSYMALVPIIIPPVAKALTTKQERSIVMTQLRMVSKGEKIVFPLLACIIIISLVPKSAPLISMFMLGNLFMECGVVERLTDVSRNALMNIVTILLGLGVGSRMTATTFLRLDTIGVFTIGIVAFIIACAGGVLMAKLMNVFSKQKINPLIGAAGVSAVPMAARVVHMMGAKENPQNYLLMHAMGPNVAGVIGTAVCAGALISALT; encoded by the coding sequence ATGGGACTGTTCCATCTAACTGCGGGTAATTTGATTATGTGGGCCGTGGCCTTTGTTTTGTTTTACCTGGCCATTAAAAAACAGATAGAACCTTTGTTATTAATACCTATTGGCTTTGGAGTATTTATAGCAAATTTTCCTTTGACTGGTTTATTAGGAGAACATGGTCTGTTTGAGATGTTTTATAAATACGGTATTTCCAATGAACTTATACCACCACTCATTTTTTTGGGTCTGGGCGCAATGACGGATTTCGGCCCGGTACTGGCCAACCCTAAAACATTTTTATTGGGCGCGGCGGCACAGCTGGGTGTTTACGGGGCCTTTTTTGGCGCACTGCTGCTGGGATTCACATTACCTGAAGCCGGGGCCATCGGTATCATCGGCGGCGCAGACGGCCCTACTTCCATATTCCTTTCCAATGCTCTGGCGCCTCACCTGCTGGGCGCGGTGGCGGTGGCGGCATATTCCTACATGGCCCTTGTCCCCATTATCATTCCACCGGTGGCCAAGGCTCTCACCACCAAACAGGAACGAAGCATCGTGATGACTCAACTGAGAATGGTCAGTAAAGGAGAAAAGATAGTCTTCCCCCTATTGGCATGTATCATAATTATATCGTTAGTGCCTAAGTCCGCGCCCCTTATCTCCATGTTTATGCTGGGCAACCTGTTTATGGAATGCGGCGTAGTTGAGCGCCTCACGGACGTCAGCCGCAACGCTTTGATGAACATCGTTACCATTCTTTTGGGTCTGGGCGTAGGGTCAAGAATGACTGCAACTACATTTCTCCGGCTGGATACAATCGGTGTTTTCACGATAGGAATTGTTGCTTTCATCATTGCTTGTGCCGGGGGAGTGCTAATGGCCAAATTGATGAATGTTTTCAGTAAACAAAAAATAAATCCTCTGATCGGTGCAGCCGGTGTTTCCGCTGTTCCCATGGCAGCAAGGGTAGTACACATGATGGGAGCCAAGGAAAACCCGCAAAACTACCTGCTGATGCATGCCATGGGGCCCAATGTGGCCGGCGTAATTGGTACCGCCGTATGTGCCGGTGCGCTTATTTCAGCACTTACTTAA
- a CDS encoding acetyl-CoA carboxylase biotin carboxyl carrier protein subunit: MEVSTPMPGTVLSIDVSEGQKVKANDEVATIEAMKMEVKIYAPKEGVIKEIKVGAGDNLNVNDVVMNIE, from the coding sequence ATGGAAGTTTCTACACCCATGCCAGGCACTGTTTTGTCGATTGATGTAAGCGAAGGACAAAAGGTAAAAGCGAATGACGAAGTTGCCACCATTGAAGCTATGAAGATGGAGGTAAAGATATATGCGCCTAAAGAAGGAGTTATTAAAGAAATAAAAGTGGGTGCTGGTGATAATCTCAATGTTAACGACGTGGTTATGAATATAGAGTAA